TCGGAAGAAGAGCAGATGGTGTACATCGCGAACCGCGCCTTCACGATATCGCAGCTGTACCTGATGCTCATTGTATTCGGTGTTGTCGGCTTCTACctcaccagcggcagctctgTCATCTTCTGGCTGTTGCTGACATCGTTTGGTGTGTCGGTCGGCCATGCGTCGATGCGCCGTCCTCCCATTCAAGACTCCGCCTTCGACCTTGTGTAGCGGTGATGGGCTACCACACTCCTAGGTAGACCGGCACCACTCCCGCCTTCAATGAATTAGCCTCGGCGATGCACAGAAGAGATCGGGCAAAAAGGAGAGGCTaggatggcgctgcgggcgcgTCCTGGTGCACAATGCAAAGGGGTCATGAACGCAAATAGGGGGACCGAGGCGCATGAAAGACCTCTGAGTCTGTGAGTGTATGTGCACTTTTCGGCTGGCGTATATTGTGTGCAGATGCATAACGCTCCACCGCAGGAATTTGGACAAATGACTTGAAGCTGGAGGCATTGCGAGcacttccccccccctctccccctcctcattCACCCTCCACACTTCGACATGTTCATCGGTCTACGGTTGTCTGCATGTCTCATGTGAGTTTGTTTGCCTTTTTACCCCTTCCCGAAACTGATTGCCCTTACACAagtctgtgtatgtgtcaCTGTAAATCGTGTTTCGTGATTTTTGGGGaggttggggggggggcgctcTTTTTCCACATGGCTCTACTCTTCTTGTCTCCTGAAGCGATGTCAATGTTGGATCtcttgttgttgctgttgttgttctcgccctctctcgcactCATCGCCTCTTACCGATTGTACATGGGGGTGCCTTAGCCCTCCTAACCGCCATGTAATTGGTGTTGTGCTTGCCCCCCCCGTTTAGCTCTCTAGCGACTGCATATCGCCACGCTCGCATAGGCACCGGCTTTGTGTCTCAAACATGACTGCGTGTGTTTCGTGGCGCGTGGATGCGTGTTTCTGCAATGGGTATGTGCTTTCAGTCGAGATGCGTCACCTTTGGATTTCCACTCGCGCCCGTGTAGACTTTTAAATTCAGACTCGAGAGTCAGATCAAACGATAAAAAGCACAAGGCACTCGATGCGTGCTCATCTTTATAAGCTCTGCCTGCTCtcttgcccctccccctgtgTCAATGGAGGAGCGCTTCGTGCAACCACCCACCTCATTATtcacggctgcctcgcgctCGTGCACCCCATTCTGCTACTCCTTTTTCGTatcctcttcgtcctctcCTGGTTCACCTCTCAATGATTCCAAGACACACCAACACGgaagcgtgtgcgcacgcacgtgcatgcaACTCAATCGCACAGTGCCCCCACTCACTCTATCAATGTCTCTTTGGGCTTCCCATTATCTGTAGCCTCGATGAGGGAACGCGAGAGGCGCGCACCTCTGTTACGGTCAACCGTTTTGTGTTTTTGTGCTCGGATTGCATCAGCATACGTGTTGTTGCGAGCTTAGGTGTCTATGCGTGTTTCTCAGTCGGCGTAATTCAAGCCGTAGCATATGCACGCAACTTCCCCTCATTCCTCGCTCACCTCTGCGGTTTCTCCGCGAGGTCGACGAGCAGAGTCACGCTTTCCGGGTGTCTCATCACCGACGCACTCATACTCCCACCGCTGCTTCATCATAGCCATCTCCTACACTGTGAGCACAAATCCGTTTCTCGTGCTCTGCGTTCTGCAAGAGATGATgctctgtttttctttttcacgTTGGCCTTGACGGCATGTAGCGAAGGTGGCATCGCTGAaccacagacacgcacgcacacacatgcgctgcTCGACGCAGACGAGGGCGAGCGTTCCCGGGGCGGAGCAAGTGCGCGCTCGtgctgaaaaaaaaagaggagtgAGTGGTGGCTGGCCGCGTTTGGCCCAACATTGTGTATATGTTTTCTTCGCCTCTGTCGCTGGCACGCCCTCATTTCCTTCGGGCGTTTTTTCGTCTTTCTGATGGACAGCTCGGATGGCAGCGTTCTTCTTCGCAGCATCGATGCTTTGTATCTCGGCTCTTTCTCATGAACGCATGCGGAGCCCTTCTGCAGGCTTGGCTGCGCTCCTGGCAGACTGATTCGGCCACCCACGCGACTGTGCATCATGCTGCAACATGCCTTTGTGGCAATACCGCACTCCTCTCTCCCGAccttcccctcctttttcgacacacacgcgcgcatccATGTGTCGGTATGCTTCAAACTTGTGTGCTTCCTCGGCGGACGTGCTGCTCCGGCGCAGGTGAACTCTTGTCTCTCAGTAGAAAcctgccgcctccacacaCTTCAGTAGAAGCAAGGAAAGAGGAAGGAGCACGTGTGCGAGACTCGCACTAGTCGCGTCTCTTTGCAACAGCCAGCAGCATCCCTTTCAGTCTTGCTCGACTTCACGGGCCCTTCTCACATTCGCAGCGGTGGTACCACCATTCCATTCGTCTCCACTCCCTTACCGCTGCCCCCCATTCTATCTACCGTTAACGTCAGCACGATATCATCATCGAGACCGGCGGCTATTCCTCCTCGATACTTCGTTTGTTTGCCCCGTTTTGCTTGCCTTCCTTTCCGTCGCATCTGCGTGCGTCTGCTTGTGCGTGTCGTGTCTTCACGATGCATCTGCTCTACAAAAAGAACGCCAATAACGCTCCAGCGCAGAAGAttctcgcggcggcggcgtacgCGGGTGTGGAGATTACCGCGGAGCCGTGTGACGAGAACAAGGCCAGCACCGACGCTGACTTCCTCAACTTCTGCGACCCGTGTGGCGAGTACCCGGTGCTGGAGCCCGGTGACGGTTCTGGTGTCTGCGTGTTCGGTGCCAATGCAATCCTGCGCTACGTGGCGCGCATGAAGAATGAAGGCTCGGTGCACCCCTACGGTCGCACGCCGTTCGAGGCGAGTCAGGTGGACATGTGGATCGACTTTTCTAGCACGGAGATCGACGCGGCGAACATGCCGTACATCCGTATGGCGTACGAGAAGGCTACCAGCGACGCACCGGCGGACGCCCTCGATAAGGTGAAGGCTGTGCTTTCTGcactggaggaggtgctgagcgtgcgcacctttCTCGTCGGTGAGCGCCTGTCCATCGCCGATGTGGCCGTCGCCTTCTCGATCCATTTGGTGTACCGTTGCAACCGCAAGCACGGCCAGACCCTCTCCAAGGAGTACCGCGCCGTGTACCGCCACTACAACACGGTGATGCGCCACCCCAAGATTCACGCCATGATGCGCAAGGAGGGCGCAGCACTCGGGCCTCTGCGCAGCTAGAGGCGGCGTGtcgccttctttttctccgCCTACTGCCACAGTGTGCAAGACTCGGAAACGGTGCCGAGAAGCGAAAACAGATTCGGGCTGAGAATGCCTCGTGGCcaccttttctttctctcttcatcCCGCTACCGTGCACCGCTCTCTCCGTTTACATCTGTGCTTGCGTGTTGGCAATGATTTTTCTCTCACCGCCTACATTCGTAGAAGtcctcttccttcccccttccctctacCTGCTCCGCGTCTACCTCTGATGGTTGCGTTTTGCctgagaggagaggagaatgggtgggggggggggggggcatcgAGGCCTGTGCATTGTTTTGACTCttctgtgtgggtgtgcgctcCGCTTatgtttctttttgtttttgttgtcTTCGTCTGCATTGTTCTTCTCTGTTCGTTTTCTTTCGTACATTTTCagctctttctttccctgtATGCGAGCTTCACGAAGTTGCTCGCGGTGGCAGTGGATGATCACTGTCGGTGAAGATTGCTTGCCGTCGATGGCACCTGAATGGAAGACCTGCATGATCTTCCCTTTATGAGCGAGTGTCTGTGTGGACGTCGGTCTgcctgcatctctctctctctgtgagcATGTGATCTTCATCGCACAATCTCTTCGTGCTACAGTAGTGTTCGCCCGCGTGGCTTTTTACTCTTTGACTTCTCTGTCGCGCTGTGTTCagcatacatatacatatatacatacatatatatatatatatgtatgtatatgtatatgtatgtatatatatgtatgcacgcgtgtgtgcgcgtgtgccggagACGTAAAGCAGCAACTACGGCTGTTGTCgcgttgcgtgcgtgcatgtgtgtgtgtgtgtgtgtcaaaACTGGCGTATTCCGGAGGTGTTCAAAACGGGCAACTCGAATACAGGTGGCATACAACAACAGAGGGTACATGAAAACTCCACCCGCCAGCACTCTCCTCCAAACatcctcgccttcttctcccttaCTTGATTTAGTGGAGGAGGCAAGAGCGATATGTGCGCAGGCCCCTTGGCTTTCCTAAAGCCGTTCCCTGCGGACGATGGCGCATCCCGCACGCACAGTCGGCGATAATGGGGAAGGAGGCGAATCTTATTTGGTGTTGCTCTCCCGTAGGCGTTGTCATGCTGATGGAATGAACTCAACTCGGCCGCCTCATTTGTgttgcccctccccactctTCTACCCCTTACCTTTCTCACTGCCTTATGCTATCTACTAtcccttctcctttctctgGTGCATCGTAACGAGCGTGATGATTATCTGAGAAGCACTCGCGCCAGCACAGGCACAAGCGCATCACCCACGCActtcctcgtcgccgccgccacaatGAGGACAGACAAATGCGTATCTGAGGCAGTGCAAACGTTCCGAGAGGCACAGAACCTGCTTTCTACCCTCTACACCCACCTCTCTGCACTGGAGAACATCATGACGCAGAAAGGCGCGCTGGTCGGAGCTGCGCGTCGGCGTGAGCAGTGCTTTGCGAAAGCGCTGCCTGTATCGCATTTCCTTTGCATGGATACGGGCACGGAAGAAAGTACGCCGCCGGAGGCTACAACGGCAGGCCCCAGCTGCGTGCACGCCACCTCTTCAGTGATGACTTCTCCACTGGGTGTACTGGCGGCGTTTTCGGCTTCCACAGTTCACCACCTTGTTGCCCAGCACCAGCGAGACGTGGAGGAGCTTCTCGGGGTCGTCTCCCGCATCACGCAGCAGTCTTGGCCGCAGAAGGTGGAGCAGCTCAAATCCAAGATTGCGCAGCTCGAAAGGGCGAGCGAAGTAGGTGAAGCACCTGGACATCCTCCGTCAGCGAGCGGTATTGCCGCCGTCTCGTCAACGCCTGCGTCATCCTCGTACTTTGCCACCGCCCCGGAGCTGTCCGTCGCGCTCTACGGCTTTGCCGCCTGCCTGCTGAAAATGGGGAGTGTGTTACAGGAAATGATGCTGGCGCTCCGCAAGGATGCCAGGCTCTCTCTCATGGCACACTCCGCTCCCTGTTCAGCCGCTCTGTTGacgtccacctccgccgacaCGGCGAGTCACCTTGCCGCTATGCTGGCTCGCGAAGACAGGACGAGTGAAGGTATGTCCTTGCTGCCGATGCACTCCTCTCACTGGGGGTCCTTGAACGAGGCCACGTCCGCCTCGAGCCCCTTCTCTAGAGCAGCAGGCGTtcaggcggcaccgctgcagccaaTGCGGCTCGTGGACGCAGTGGGAAAGCTCAAGTCTTTCTTGGAGGGGCGCtggaagagctgctgcgacagCTACCTCGTTCCCGAATcgcacctgctgctcgccCTTGTTTAGCATCTTTACATAGTGATGTGGTGCCAAGAagtacgtgtgtgcgcgggcgCCTGAGGATGGTTTTCCTgcccttcctctttttcgCTGGACGGGCAGTGTTTACTTCGATGAAGTAccgccgtcctcggcgtCTCTGCGAGAGTGCTCGCGTCTCCCACGTGAAGAGCATGGAATGGCAGACTAAGAGACAAAGGCAAAAACTGCCCAACGTCTTTTCGAGACGCACCGCAAACGCAGACGCAATTTTTCGACTCGAGTAGCCGCCGTGCTCTGTTGGCACAAAGATATATCTATCtatgtatatatatagagagagagatgcgcatgcgcgcacgcagtttcgctctgcttctctcctctgtcGATGGATCTCCGCATGCATATATGCCACCTTGTACACACGTACGTACACAAGCACATACGTACATACACAAGCACATACGTACATacacgctctcctcctcctccgcctcctctcttttctctgccAACTGCAGCCCTCTTTTGTTGTGgtttcttccttttcttcctagtttgtgtgtgtgtgtgtgtgttgttgtATCCCCGTcacctctctttctccccgTGCACGTCCAGCGTTTTCTTGTGAtcctaccccctccctgGTGCTGTGAAAGGGGTGGCAGTCGTTTCTGTTGTGGTCTCatcgcctcccctcccccattgGCGCATTCTTGAGTGAGCTATCACTGTTGGGGTGGTTTTTGTTTCGTGGTGCGTTGCTTCTCTGTAAATATCGAAGTAGAACCGTTGCTCAGCTTTTGCAACCTCTACACGAACACAAGTCGACGCGTTGCTTTCCGTTTAGAtgttcctcttttttcttttgcttcttctcccttcctcctcccttgcACCCCACCTTCGCCACCTcacttctctccctttcacTCAAGAATCGTCacgcttgcgtgtgcgcgtcggtgtgtgtgtgtaggtgtgtggGCGATCTTCCTCGTGCTTTCTTCTCGTTTTTCTTCCCCTGGGTAGACACTCATTTCGTGTCTGATCGGCTTTTGCCTTTAGGGGcatctttttgttttttgttctcctcctgctcctgctgctgcctctctaACCTTGGGACATACACACCGATACCCTGCACTTTTGCAGAAGCAGCTCgactccctctcttccctctttgcGAGTTGGGTgagcgtgcttgtgtgtgtgcgcgcgcttcgcGTTTGTGTCGTGCCAAGGTGCTTCCATTACGCCCCAGTGGCATCGTTTTCAGTAAAAGATTGAAAGCCCATCACGTTCTTGTTTGATTTTTAAGCGCGGCATTTTCAAAAAGGaccgcgctctctctctctctcactaCTGCGTTACCCAGGCTTGCCCACCGCCTTTGTCTCATCACCTCTCGAAACGACAGTGCATTCTCTTGCGAGGGAAGTAGCACTTattccttccctccccctcccctttcaAATCTCTTCACCTCATTGCAGTACTTACGCACAGACGCGTGCAACAATGACGAACGAGCAGACGACCACGTTCCTTGTGTACGTCACCTTGGCAGTGTTCAACTTTGCTTCCAGTATCATTCAGGGTGTCGCAGGTATCGGCGATGCCATCCTGATTCAGGTCCTGTGGCTTCTCGCTTGCAATCTGTCCGATGATTTCAATAGAACCCCGCTTGGCGACTCACCGGTgcgcgccgtggcgctcATCATGTACATTAGACTGCTCTTTATGTCGCCGCTGGTCGTCTATCTCGGCATCGACGACAGCGTTTTCTCCAAGCAAATGACGATCATGATGGCCGTGCCGAGCACCATCCTCACAGTCGTCGGCGTCATCCTGTACACGAGGCTTGATGCCGACACCCTGAAGAAGATTCTCGGCTTTACTTGCTTCCTATTTGCCCTCGTGTACATTGGCATCATGATCTACCGCGTCTGGCGGAAGAAGAGGCAGGTCGAGGAATTGAAGTCGCGAAACGTCAAGTTGGTGGTGGAGGCCGACGCcctggaagaggaggcacagCTGAGCCTCAAGACCAGTATGGTTAATCTGCACGCCAGCTTTGTGCACAACGTGCCAAACAACAGTATTTTTGCCatgcgcccccctcctcctggcGGTCATGGCAGTCTTGATGTTAGAACTCTGTACATGGCCCCGCCGCCGGATTCGAGCATGCTGCATGGCTCGGCCGTGGCTATGCGAGGTAGCACGATTATCGCCCAGGGCGTCACAGCCGGCGAGATTGATGCGCGGACTGGCCTGCCAGCGGATACGACCGAGGCTTTCCTCAGCACCATCGGCGGCGAGGTGTTCGTGGGGCCCGAGACGCGGGCGCCGCGCGTGAACGAGGAGAACGTGCCGAAACTGACGCCGTCAAAGATCTCGCCATCGCGTACCATGACCTTCACCCGTGTCCGTATTAACCGCAACATCGACGCAAACGGAAAGATCAAGATGAGCACGAAAATCAGcgcggctgtggctgcgTCTCTTGCGGGTATCATGGCTTCCCTCACCGGCGTGAATGCCCCGCCGCAGATTATCTTCATTCTCCTCTTCGATGCCCCGAACTACATTGTGCGCGTCAACTTCAGTGCCCAGTCGATTCCCAGCAACGTCGTCCGGTTTATCATGGCCGTCTGGAACGGCTCCTTCACCTGGGCCATGATTCCGCTGATGATCGACGTGGTCATCTTTGGCTTCGCCGGCGTGTTTGTGGGCAATCGCATCGGTCGCCTCCTTGGTCCGCAGAGTTTCAACGTGTTCGTTctgtgcctgctgctgctctgctcgCTTGCCATGGTGGGCAAGTGGCAAAACTTCCTCATCATCTGCACAATCCTGACCGGCATCATCACAGTCGCGTGCGGCTACCTTGAGAACAAGCGCAGCAAGCCCATCATTGAAAAGCAGCGGCTGTCGGAGCTCGAGGTGGAGAAGCGCTTGTACGATTGTCTGGAGGAACTGAagcgcagcaacaacagcttCATTCAGTCGAGGCGGTCGGTGTCGACGTTCACTACACTGGTACCCTTCCAGCGCACGAATCGTCCAAAGCCGATGTGGGAAGGTGCAAACTTCGACAACGACGATGAGGGTGCCGGGGATGAGCGGGAGCGGGATGCCACAGCATCGTCAGCGGCCGGCGCGACTCATGGCGAGTTGGGTTCGGTCAAGGGAGAAAAGAGCAGCTCTTTCGGTCATCCGTTGAGGCGTCACAGCAaccctgcgccaccgcctacAGCAGCAGTCGCGAATGGGGCTGAAGAGGTGTccccggcagctgcagctgccacccatccgggcagcgctgcaggcaTGCGCCTCATTACGACGGTCAGGCGCCGCCCTGGCTACCACACACCCAGTAGCAAC
This genomic stretch from Leishmania infantum JPCM5 genome chromosome 33 harbors:
- a CDS encoding putative elongation factor 1-gamma, which gives rise to MHLLYKKNANNAPAQKILAAAAYAGVEITAEPCDENKASTDADFLNFCDPCGEYPVLEPGDGSGVCVFGANAILRYVARMKNEGSVHPYGRTPFEASQVDMWIDFSSTEIDAANMPYIRMAYEKATSDAPADALDKVKAVLSALEEVLSVRTFLVGERLSIADVAVAFSIHLVYRCNRKHGQTLSKEYRAVYRHYNTVMRHPKIHAMMRKEGAALGPLRS